A region of Pyxidicoccus parkwaysis DNA encodes the following proteins:
- a CDS encoding response regulator, producing MNESLRILLVDDDDVDRMGIQRVLRASGLSAEVFEVSGGAEALALLREQAFDVVLLDFRMPGFDGLWVLREAAKLGLGTPIVMLTGQGDEHTAVELMKAGAVDYIPKAKLAPDALEQRLRQVLRLHLAQQQQRTLSEALPLLVWSARPDGTCDYVNRRWQESSGLTREESTGRGWAAICHPEDQAQGLARWEASLKSGEPFENSCRLRRAADGAWRWHLIRALPLRSAQGGIIQWLGTCTDIDDQKRATEALSFLAEANTQLTASLDLAATLERLAALVVPRLGEWCAIYLVEEDGRMPAPVRVAHADPSRTPLVQELHRRYPLPADFPFSYPRVLRTGEPELMAELTEAQVRQGLGAREPLGPLECLRPSSWMIVPLRAQHRVFGALRVCGGPGRSYTQRDLELVQELARRAEAALDNARLFEVAKAEHQRAEQANRAKDEFLATLSHELRTPLTAILGWTRMLRSGHLTPEKQARALETVERNAQVQTQLIEDLLDVSRIIAGKLRLEMRSVVPIAVVEAALDSVRPTAEAKGVQLHAELEPIQDALSGDAARLQQVVWNLLSNAIKFTPKGGSVTARLRRADGGVVIEVEDNGQGIPPDFLPHVFERFRQFEGGLVRKHGGLGLGLAIVRHLTELHGGTVEAHSEGEGRGARFTVTLPMLSGRAGADPARAAPANAREETSFTVRPELQGLRALVVDDAQDTREFVAAALESCGAHVVTAAHAAEGMDRLVAVRPDVIISDLGMPGEDGYSFIRRLRMLPPEAGGHTPAIALTAFTHMDDRARALLAGFQVHLPKPVEPAELARVLATLTGRRPPD from the coding sequence ATGAACGAGAGCCTCCGCATCCTCCTGGTCGACGATGACGACGTCGACCGGATGGGCATCCAGCGCGTGCTGCGCGCCAGCGGACTCTCCGCGGAGGTCTTCGAGGTCTCCGGTGGAGCCGAGGCCCTGGCACTGCTCCGGGAGCAGGCCTTCGACGTGGTCCTGCTCGACTTCCGCATGCCCGGCTTCGACGGGCTCTGGGTGCTGCGCGAGGCCGCGAAGCTGGGGCTGGGCACGCCCATCGTCATGCTGACCGGCCAGGGGGACGAGCACACGGCCGTCGAGCTGATGAAGGCGGGCGCCGTCGACTACATCCCCAAGGCGAAGCTCGCTCCGGACGCATTGGAGCAGCGGCTGCGGCAGGTGCTGCGGCTGCACCTGGCGCAGCAGCAGCAGCGCACCCTCTCTGAGGCCCTGCCGCTGCTGGTGTGGTCCGCCCGGCCCGACGGCACGTGCGACTACGTCAACCGGCGCTGGCAGGAGTCCAGCGGGCTGACGCGCGAGGAGAGCACCGGGCGGGGATGGGCCGCCATCTGCCACCCGGAGGACCAGGCGCAGGGCCTGGCGCGGTGGGAGGCGTCGCTGAAGAGCGGTGAGCCCTTCGAGAACTCCTGCCGCCTGCGGCGCGCCGCGGACGGCGCGTGGCGCTGGCACCTCATCCGTGCCCTGCCGCTGCGCAGCGCGCAGGGCGGCATCATCCAGTGGCTCGGCACCTGCACGGACATCGACGACCAGAAGCGCGCCACCGAGGCACTGAGCTTCCTGGCGGAGGCCAACACCCAGCTCACGGCCTCGCTGGATTTGGCCGCCACGCTGGAGCGGCTCGCGGCGCTCGTCGTGCCCCGGCTGGGCGAGTGGTGCGCCATCTACCTCGTCGAGGAGGACGGGCGCATGCCGGCGCCGGTGCGGGTGGCCCACGCGGACCCGTCCCGCACGCCGCTGGTGCAGGAGCTCCACCGCCGCTACCCGCTGCCCGCTGACTTCCCCTTCAGCTACCCCCGCGTGCTGCGCACGGGCGAGCCGGAGCTGATGGCGGAGCTGACCGAGGCGCAGGTGCGCCAGGGGCTGGGCGCGCGAGAGCCGCTGGGGCCGCTGGAGTGCCTGAGGCCCAGCTCGTGGATGATTGTCCCCCTGCGCGCCCAGCACCGCGTCTTCGGCGCGCTGCGGGTGTGCGGCGGCCCGGGCCGGAGCTACACGCAGCGGGACCTGGAGCTGGTCCAGGAGCTCGCGCGCCGGGCGGAGGCCGCGCTCGACAACGCGCGGCTGTTCGAGGTGGCGAAGGCGGAGCACCAGCGCGCCGAGCAGGCCAACCGTGCCAAGGACGAGTTCCTCGCCACACTGTCGCACGAGCTGCGCACGCCGCTGACGGCCATCCTCGGCTGGACGCGGATGCTGCGCTCGGGGCACCTGACGCCGGAGAAGCAGGCGCGGGCGCTGGAGACGGTGGAGCGCAACGCGCAGGTGCAGACGCAGCTCATCGAGGACCTGCTGGACGTCTCGCGCATCATCGCCGGCAAGCTGCGGCTGGAGATGCGGTCGGTGGTCCCCATCGCCGTGGTGGAGGCCGCGCTGGACTCGGTGCGTCCCACGGCCGAGGCCAAGGGCGTGCAGCTCCACGCCGAGCTGGAGCCGATACAGGACGCCCTCAGCGGCGACGCTGCCCGGCTCCAGCAGGTGGTGTGGAACCTGCTGAGCAACGCCATCAAGTTCACCCCGAAGGGGGGCAGCGTCACCGCCCGGCTGCGGCGCGCGGACGGCGGCGTCGTCATCGAGGTGGAGGACAACGGCCAGGGCATTCCCCCGGACTTCCTTCCGCACGTGTTCGAGCGCTTCCGCCAGTTCGAGGGCGGGCTGGTGCGAAAGCACGGGGGCCTGGGGCTGGGGCTCGCCATCGTCCGCCACCTCACCGAGCTGCATGGGGGCACCGTCGAGGCGCACAGCGAGGGTGAGGGGCGCGGCGCGCGCTTCACCGTGACGCTGCCCATGCTCTCCGGGCGCGCCGGTGCGGACCCGGCGCGGGCGGCACCGGCGAACGCCCGCGAGGAGACGTCCTTCACCGTGAGGCCGGAGCTCCAAGGGCTGCGGGCGCTGGTGGTGGACGACGCGCAGGACACCCGGGAGTTCGTGGCCGCGGCGCTGGAGTCCTGCGGCGCGCACGTCGTCACGGCCGCCCACGCCGCCGAGGGCATGGACCGGCTCGTGGCCGTGCGCCCCGACGTCATCATCTCCGACCTGGGCATGCCGGGAGAGGATGGCTACTCCTTCATCCGGCGGCTGCGCATGCTTCCACCCGAGGCGGGAGGACACACGCCCGCCATCGCGCTGACGGCCTTCACGCACATGGACGACCGGGCCCGCGCGCTGCTCGCGGGCTTCCAAGTCCACCTGCCCAAGCCCGTAGAGCCCGCCGAGCTCGCCCGGGTGCTGGCCACGCTCACCGGGCGCAGACCTCCGGACTGA
- a CDS encoding PAS domain-containing sensor histidine kinase — MRDEVAERETAGADHPGAVFAGGGALGALCREKDWASHPLGPVASWPQSLKTAVSIVLNSRFPMIVLWGPELFQIYNDAYRLLMGTKHPSGLGQGNRECWPEVWHINEAIYPRIFAGESLLFEERLYPLAPHGRPEEFYLTLNYHPVRDESGRVGGIFVTIFDVSQEVRARRERDRALAEARAERERLYEVFMQAPAIISVLEGPDHVFTVANARYKELVGGRDVVGKKLREALPEVVNQGFLELLDGVRSSGKPFVAHDALVQLDRNGDGVMEDVYADFIYQPLRDAAGNVFGIMAHAVETTAQVLARRRIEALAAERAAMLGHIADAVLTFDPAGHITLLNETARRLFPALKEGAVLPPGGVGVRQERLDGTPLSREELPSVRAARGERLVNEEWFVHAPDGRKLRLQGSAAPVHDERGTRLGAVLTIRDITQQHRLRQQLETERNRLTQVFMQTPAAVMVCRGPTHVIQSANMGYMDITGHRPLVGKTLAEAFPDLAGQGLFELYDQVLATKEPIIGNEVPVRVERFGRVDDAYFNFVYQPLLDEHGQAFGVMTHAVEVTEMVRSRRQAEERTQELVRLTHALEQSNRELDQFAYVASHDLKAPLRGIANLSGWLEEELGTSLTAEAREYIRLLHGRVHRMEALINGILDYSRAGKSHDQMEQVNTTALVREVLELLAPGPEVRVEVKPGLPTVLAERVKLQQVFMNLLGNAIKFTRIARPDPCIQLAWKDAGDAHDFAITDNGPGIAPEYHERIWGMFQTLESRDTIEGTGIGLSVVKKIVEMHGGRVSVESAPGAGATFHVLWPKRPMEPGPTASPPASSTC, encoded by the coding sequence CATCGTGCTCAACTCGCGCTTCCCCATGATTGTCCTCTGGGGGCCCGAGCTCTTCCAAATCTACAACGATGCCTACCGCCTGCTGATGGGCACCAAGCACCCCTCGGGGCTCGGCCAGGGCAACCGCGAGTGCTGGCCCGAGGTCTGGCACATCAACGAGGCCATCTACCCGCGCATCTTCGCGGGCGAGTCCCTCCTCTTCGAGGAGCGGCTGTACCCGCTCGCGCCGCACGGCCGTCCCGAGGAGTTCTACCTCACGCTCAACTACCATCCCGTCCGCGACGAGTCGGGCCGCGTCGGCGGCATCTTCGTCACCATCTTCGACGTCTCCCAGGAGGTGCGCGCCCGCCGCGAGAGAGACCGCGCGCTGGCGGAGGCGAGGGCCGAGCGCGAGCGCCTCTATGAAGTCTTCATGCAGGCGCCGGCCATCATCTCCGTGCTGGAGGGGCCCGACCACGTCTTCACGGTGGCCAACGCGCGCTACAAGGAGCTCGTCGGCGGCCGTGACGTGGTGGGCAAGAAGCTTCGCGAGGCCCTGCCCGAGGTCGTCAACCAGGGCTTCCTGGAGCTCCTGGACGGTGTGCGCAGCAGCGGCAAGCCCTTCGTGGCCCATGACGCCCTGGTGCAGTTGGACCGCAACGGCGACGGCGTGATGGAGGATGTCTACGCGGACTTCATCTACCAGCCGCTGCGCGATGCGGCTGGAAACGTATTCGGCATCATGGCGCACGCGGTGGAGACGACGGCGCAGGTGCTGGCACGCAGGCGAATCGAAGCGCTCGCCGCCGAGCGCGCCGCCATGCTCGGCCACATCGCCGACGCGGTGCTGACGTTCGACCCGGCCGGCCACATCACCCTCCTCAACGAGACGGCGCGGCGGCTCTTCCCCGCGCTGAAGGAGGGAGCCGTCCTTCCCCCCGGGGGCGTCGGCGTGCGGCAGGAGCGGCTCGACGGCACGCCGCTCTCCCGCGAGGAGCTGCCCTCGGTGCGCGCGGCCCGGGGCGAGCGCCTCGTCAACGAGGAGTGGTTCGTGCACGCCCCCGATGGCCGCAAGCTGCGCCTGCAGGGCAGCGCCGCTCCGGTGCACGACGAGCGCGGCACCCGGCTCGGCGCGGTGCTTACCATCCGGGACATCACCCAGCAGCACCGCCTGCGCCAGCAACTGGAGACGGAGCGCAACCGCCTGACGCAGGTGTTCATGCAGACGCCCGCCGCCGTCATGGTGTGCCGCGGGCCCACGCACGTCATCCAGTCCGCCAACATGGGGTACATGGACATCACCGGCCACCGGCCCCTCGTCGGCAAGACGCTCGCGGAGGCCTTCCCCGACCTCGCGGGCCAGGGCCTCTTCGAGCTCTATGACCAGGTGCTCGCGACGAAGGAGCCCATCATCGGCAACGAGGTCCCGGTGCGGGTGGAGCGCTTCGGGCGCGTGGACGACGCGTACTTCAACTTCGTCTACCAGCCGCTCCTCGACGAGCACGGCCAGGCCTTCGGGGTGATGACCCACGCGGTGGAGGTCACCGAGATGGTGCGCTCACGCCGCCAGGCCGAGGAGCGCACCCAGGAGCTGGTCCGCCTCACCCACGCCCTGGAGCAGTCCAACCGTGAGCTGGACCAGTTCGCCTACGTCGCCTCGCACGACCTCAAGGCCCCGCTGCGCGGCATCGCCAACCTCTCCGGTTGGCTCGAGGAGGAGCTGGGCACCAGCCTCACCGCCGAGGCCCGCGAGTACATCCGCCTGCTGCACGGCCGCGTGCACCGGATGGAGGCCCTCATCAACGGCATCCTCGACTACAGCCGCGCGGGCAAGTCTCACGACCAGATGGAGCAGGTGAACACCACCGCGCTGGTGCGCGAGGTGCTGGAGTTGCTCGCTCCCGGGCCGGAGGTGCGGGTGGAGGTGAAGCCCGGCCTCCCCACGGTGCTCGCCGAGCGCGTGAAGCTGCAGCAGGTGTTCATGAACCTGCTGGGCAACGCCATCAAGTTCACCCGCATCGCCCGGCCGGACCCGTGCATCCAGTTGGCGTGGAAGGACGCGGGGGACGCCCACGACTTCGCCATCACCGACAACGGCCCGGGCATCGCGCCGGAGTATCACGAGCGCATCTGGGGCATGTTCCAGACGCTGGAGAGCCGCGACACCATCGAGGGCACCGGCATCGGCCTGTCGGTGGTGAAGAAGATTGTCGAGATGCACGGCGGCCGCGTGTCCGTGGAGTCCGCCCCGGGCGCCGGGGCCACCTTCCACGTCCTGTGGCCCAAGCGCCCCATGGAGCCGGGGCCTACGGCATCTCCACCAGCGTCCAGTACTTGTTGA
- a CDS encoding response regulator: MSADKTLHILLIEDDEVDVMNVRRAFQKNHIANPLYVAGNGVEGLEMLRNGKVPEGRRLVLLDLNLPKMNGIEFLRAVRADPELSSTSVVVLTTSANERDKVEAYKLNVAGYLLKPVTFVNFVEVMATLNKYWTLVEMP; encoded by the coding sequence ATGTCCGCTGACAAGACACTGCACATCCTGCTCATCGAAGACGACGAGGTGGACGTGATGAACGTCCGCCGCGCCTTCCAGAAGAACCACATCGCCAATCCCCTGTATGTCGCGGGCAACGGCGTCGAGGGCCTGGAGATGCTGCGCAACGGGAAGGTGCCCGAGGGCCGGCGGCTGGTGCTGCTGGACCTCAACCTCCCGAAGATGAACGGCATCGAGTTCCTGCGCGCCGTGCGCGCGGACCCGGAGCTGAGCTCCACCTCGGTGGTGGTGCTCACCACCTCCGCCAACGAGCGCGACAAGGTGGAGGCCTACAAGCTCAACGTCGCCGGGTACCTGCTCAAGCCCGTCACCTTCGTCAACTTCGTGGAGGTGATGGCCACCCTCAACAAGTACTGGACGCTGGTGGAGATGCCGTAG
- a CDS encoding sensor histidine kinase gives MDDTSQKKAQRVAGPDAGEDPGEARFQALAEATGELTWLAGPEGQFQTLPPAWCAFTGQSDTDLPHDGWLGPVHPEDREPARRRWQEALATGSRFLATLRLRRRDGTYRDMRVRAVPVRGADGDIREWVGVHTDITDLRESEAERARLALALERTHAELDQFAYVASHDLKAPLRAISNLSQWLEEDLGPSLGEGPLRQLELLRGRVRRLEALIDGILDYSRAGRVRHALTRVDVTGLLDEAWAQLSAPPSARLEVGPGMPVLLTERPALLHVFRHLLGNAVRHARREDVLVRVGVSGDAAEYTFRVEDNGQGIPARFHDIIWGVFQTLEARDKVEGTGIGLSVVRRLVEARGGRAWVESTGGAGATFLFTWRESHEEGGFAHTS, from the coding sequence ATGGATGACACATCCCAGAAGAAGGCACAGCGTGTCGCGGGGCCAGACGCCGGGGAGGACCCGGGCGAGGCGCGCTTCCAGGCCCTGGCGGAGGCCACCGGCGAGCTCACCTGGCTGGCGGGTCCGGAAGGTCAATTCCAGACACTTCCGCCCGCGTGGTGTGCCTTCACCGGCCAATCCGACACAGACCTCCCGCACGACGGGTGGCTGGGCCCCGTACACCCCGAGGACCGCGAGCCCGCGCGGCGGCGCTGGCAGGAGGCGCTGGCCACCGGCAGCCGCTTCCTCGCGACGCTCCGGCTGCGCCGTCGTGACGGCACGTACCGCGACATGCGGGTGCGCGCGGTGCCGGTGCGCGGCGCGGACGGCGACATCCGCGAGTGGGTGGGCGTGCATACCGACATCACCGACCTGCGCGAATCGGAGGCCGAGCGCGCCCGGCTCGCGCTCGCGCTGGAGCGGACGCACGCCGAGCTGGACCAGTTCGCCTACGTGGCCAGCCACGACTTGAAGGCCCCGCTGCGCGCCATCTCCAACCTGTCGCAGTGGCTGGAGGAGGACCTGGGGCCGTCGCTCGGCGAGGGCCCCCTCCGGCAGCTGGAGCTGCTGCGCGGGCGCGTGCGCCGGCTGGAGGCGCTCATCGACGGCATCCTCGACTACAGTCGCGCGGGCCGCGTGCGCCATGCACTGACGCGGGTGGATGTGACGGGGCTCCTGGACGAGGCCTGGGCGCAGCTCTCCGCGCCGCCGTCCGCGCGGCTGGAGGTGGGCCCGGGAATGCCCGTGCTCCTCACCGAGCGCCCCGCGCTGCTGCACGTCTTCCGCCACCTGCTGGGCAACGCCGTGAGGCACGCGCGCCGCGAGGACGTCCTCGTGCGCGTGGGCGTGAGCGGGGACGCGGCGGAGTACACCTTCCGCGTGGAGGACAACGGCCAGGGCATCCCCGCCCGCTTCCACGACATCATCTGGGGCGTCTTCCAGACGCTGGAGGCGCGGGACAAGGTGGAGGGCACCGGCATCGGCCTGTCCGTGGTGCGCAGGCTCGTGGAGGCCCGTGGCGGCCGCGCGTGGGTGGAGTCCACCGGGGGCGCGGGGGCGACGTTCCTCTTCACCTGGCGCGAATCGCACGAGGAGGGCGGGTTTGCCCATACGTCATGA